In the Brassica napus cultivar Da-Ae chromosome A7, Da-Ae, whole genome shotgun sequence genome, one interval contains:
- the LOC106430183 gene encoding glycerophosphodiester phosphodiesterase GDPD5, producing the protein MILTRCLPLIWLFLLTACAGRTLYPLPGKGGKSAKLPIQTSRPYNIAHRGSNGEIPEETAPAYLRAIEEGADFIETDVLSSKDGVLICFHDYTLDETTNVASHKEFADRNRTYEVQGSNKTGFFTFDFTLKELKKLRTKQRFSFRDQQYNGKYPIITFEEFITIAREAPRVVGIYPEIKNPVLMNQHVKWPGGKRFEDKVVETLKKYKYGGSYLSKKWLKRPLFIQSFAPSSLVYISNLIDSPKVLLIDDVTILTEDTNQTYAEITSDVYFNYIKQYVVGIGPWKDTVVQVSNNYTQAPTDLVKRAHVHNLQVHPYTYRNENEFLHLNFSQDPYKEYKYWINEIGVDGLFTDFTGSLHNYQEWTSPLSETSKSPRQLLGQIASLVLPYTKA; encoded by the exons ATGATTCTTACAA GATGCTTACCATTGATATGGCTCTTTCTGCTTACTGCCTGTGCTGGAAGGACATTATACCCACTCCCTGGTAAAGGAGGCAAAAGTGCTAAGTTGCCCATTCAGACTTCACGTCCTTATAACATTGCACACAGAGGTTCCAATGGAGAGATCCCTGAAGAAACTGCTCCTGCATACTTG AGAGCAATTGAAGAGGGTGCAGACTTCATAGAAACAGATGTCTTATCATCCAAAGATGGTGTGCTTATCTGTTTCCATGATTACACCCTTGACGAAACAACCAATGTTGCCAGCCACAAGGAGTTTGCTGATCGTAATAGGACTTATGAGGTCCAAGGATCTAACAAGACTGGCTTTTTCACAT TTGATTTTACACTCAAGGAATTAAAGAAACTAAGGACAAAACAGAGATTTTCTTTCCGGGACCAGCAATACAACG GAAAGTACCCTATCATTACATTTGAAGAATTCATTACCATTGCTCGGGAAGCTCCTCGAGTTGTCGGAATATACCCTGAGATTAAGAATCCAGTTTTAATGAACCAGCAT GTCAAGTGGCCTGGTGGTAAGAGATTTGAAGATAAAGTGGTGGAGACACTTAAAAAGTATAAATATGGAGGCTCATATTTGTCCAAGAAATGGTTGAAAAGACCATTGTTTATTCAGTCATTTGCGCCATCTTCACTCGTGTACATATCAAACTTGATAGACTCGCCAAAAGTGTTACTAATAGACGATGTTACCATTCTAACAGAAGACACTAACCAG ACATATGCGGAGATCACATCAGATGTGTATTTCAATTACATTAAGCAATATGTTGTCGGTATCGGACCTTGGAAGGACACAGTTGTTCAAGTAAGCAACAATTACACGCAAGCCCCCACAGATCTGGTTAAAAGAGCTCATGTGCATAATCTACAG GTGCATCCATACACGTACAGGAATGAAAACGAGTTCCTACACTTAAACTTCAGCCAAGATCCATATAAGGAATACAAGTACTGGATCAATGAGATTGGAGTCGATGGACTCTTCACCGACTTCACGGGTAGCCTCCACAACTATCAAGAATGGACATCTCCATTGTCTGAAACTTCCAAGTCTCCAAGACAGCTCTTGGGTCAAATTGCTTCATTAGTCCTCCCTTATACAAAGGCTTGA
- the LOC106430169 gene encoding receptor-like protein 15: protein MEEKLFLKQYLIWVMILLLGQLHGYKSCILKERNALLDLKIFLISTTEEGQSEPVLPSWTNDTTSDCCQWERVKCNSTSGRVLKLSTRGLNLKESSLLNLSLLHPFEEVQILDLSESKFGGFFDGVEGYKSLSRLRNLEILDLSSNKFNSSVFHFLNAATSLTTLLLQGNNMNSFYSKKKKKKNNMNSPFPAKELSAMVKLKFLDLSGNGFSGSMELQGICKLKNLQELDISQNNLVGEFPLCLTGLTGLRVIDLSSNQMSGKLPSSLANLESLEYFSLFDNNFEGFFSLDSLANLSMLKVFGVNSRSNSFQVVSEGSWTPKFQLNAIALRSCNLVKVPHFLLHQKDLRQVDLSDNNISGQFPSWLLANNTKLDVLLLRSNYLTSFQLPRSAHNLLFLDLSVNKFNHLLPENIGWILPHLLSLNISDNGFQGSMPSSLGNMKSINNLDISHNSFGGKLPRSFVEGCYSLSVLKLSHNKLSGEVFPESTNFTRVSQLSMDNNHFNGTIGQGLRRLRSLYMLDVSYNNLTGGIPSWIGENQFLGALQLSNNVLEGEIPPSLLNIFSLRLLDLSGNGLSGGLPQEVSFRTPVVLYLQDNNLSGHIPDTLLANVLILDLRNNRLSGNIPDFINTQTTNILLLRGNNLTGCIPRQLCGLSNIHLLDLANNRLNGSIPSCLSNTSLGLGKEDAPYGYSFGVAVVAPGDSTSTDSFSYLSLKMSVYISDPFRMAYLSDTQYDIEFATKHRYDAYRGGILNYLYGLDLSENELTGEIPSELGDLLRLRALNLSHNYLSGVVPATFSGIRNLESLDLSFNRLHGRIPPQLTELNSLAVFNVSYNNLSGAIPQGKQFNTFETLSYLGNLLLCGQPTNTICNNVTSPESDNELVKDDDGQIDMVSFYWSSAATYVTILIGLFASLSFDSLWSRFWFYIVEVFINKGSGAVAPLVAFLT, encoded by the exons ATGGAAGAAAAGCTTTTCTTAAAACAATACTTGATATGGGTGATGATACTATTGTTGGGGCAGCTGCATGGATACAAAAGCTGTATTTTGAAAGAAAGGAACGCTTTGTTGGACCTCAAAATATTCTTGATCTCAACTACTGAAGAAGGGCAATCCGAACCTGTTCTCCCTTCTTGGACCAATGACACCACGAGCGACTGCTGTCAATGGGAGCGTGTTAAGTGCAATTCTACAAGCGGACGGGTACTCAAGCTTTCCACTCGTGGACTGAACCTCAAAGAGAGTTCTCTCCTAAATCTTTCTTTGCTGCATCCCTTTGAAGAAGTCCAAATTCTAGACTTATCAGAGTCCAAATTTGGCGGTTTCTTTGATGGTGTGGAAGGTTATAAAAGCCTCAGTAGATTAAGAAACCTGGAGATTCTGGATCTCTCGTCAAATAAATTCAACAGCAGCGTCTTTCATTTTCTTAATGCTGCTACATCACTTACAACTCTGCTTCTTCAGGGAAACAACATGAAtagtttttattcaaaaaaaaaaaaaaaaaaaaacaacatgaaTAGTCCTTTTCCTGCTAaag AGCTTTCTGCCATGGTGAAGCTGAAATTTTTGGATTTAAGTGGTAATGGATTTTCTGGCTCAATGGAATTGCAAG GGATTTGCAAACTGAAGAATCTACAAGAGCTCGATATCAGTCAAAACAATCTTGTAGGTGAATTTCCCTTATGTTTAACGGGCTTGACTGGACTTCGAGTTATTGATCTCTCCTCGAACCAAATGAGTGGGAAGCTACCATCTTCTCTCGCTAACCTTGAATCCCTTGAGTACTTCTCATTGTTCGATAACAATTTTGAAGGCTTCTTCTCGCTCGATTCCCTTGCCAATCTCTCAATGCTTAAGGTGTTTGGAGTTAATTCAAGATCCAACTCATTCCAAGTGGTTTCAGAAGGTTCTTGGACGCCGAAATTTCAGTTAAATGCTATTGCATTACGATCTTGCAACTTGGTGAAGGTTCCTCATTTTCTCCTACACCAAAAGGATTTGCGCCAGGTTGATCTCTCCGACAACAACATATCTGGACAGTTTCCATCCTGGCTGTTGGCAAACAATACAAAACTCGACGTGTTGCTTCTGCGGAGTAACTATTTGACAAGCTTTCAGCTGCCAAGATCAGCACATAATCTGCTGTTCCTGGATCTGTCTGTTAATAAATTCAACCATCTATTACCTGAGAATATTGGGTGGATACTTCCTCATCTACTGTCTCTAAATATCTCAGATAACGGTTTTCAAGGAAGCATGCCATCTTCTCTAGGTAACATGAAGAGTATTAATAATCTTGATATATCTCACaacagttttggcgggaagcTACCAAGAAGTTTCGTAGAGGGTTGTTATTCCTTGTCAGTCTTGAAGCTTTCACATAACAAACTAAGTGGAGAGGTGTTCCCAGAATCAACAAACTTCACTCGTGTATCTCAGCTGTCCATGGATAACAATCACTTCAATGGAACAATAGGGCAAGGTTTGAGGAGATTGAGATCTTTGTATATGCTAGATGTTTCGTACAACAACCTCACAGGTGGTATTCCAAGCTGGATTGGAGAAAACCAGTTCCTAGGCGCATTACAGCTCTCAAACAATGTGTTGGAAGGTGAAATACCTCCTTCCTTGCTCAACATTTTCAGCCTTCGGCTGTTGGATCTCTCTGGAAACGGTTTATCTGGAGGCTTACCTCAAGAAGTCAGTTTCAGAACTCCGGTGGTGTTATACCTGCAAGACAACAACTTATCAGGGCATATACCAGACACATTGCTAGCGAATGTCCTCATACTTGATCTCAGAAACAACAGATTGTCTGGGAATATTCCAGACTTCATCAACACGCAAACCACCAACATCCTTCTTCTTCGGGGGAATAATTTAACAGGTTGTATTCCTCGCCAGCTGTGTGGTCTAAGCAACATCCATCTTCTGGATCTAGCTAACAATAGATTAAATGGGTCTATACCTTCATGTCTTAGCAACACATCACTTGGTCTAGGGAAAGAGGATGCACCATACGGCTATAGTTTCGGCGTTGCTGTCGTTGCTCCTGGTGACTCCACTTCCACAGATTCTTTTAGCTATTTGAGTTTGAAAATGTCAGTGTATATTTCAGATCCTTTTAGAATGGCCTACCTGTCAGACACTCAATATGATATTGAATTTGCAACAAAACATCGGTATGATGCTTACAGAGGCGGGATTCTCAACTACTTGTACGGACTTGATCTCTCGGAAAATGAGCTCACCGGTGAGATCCCATCAGAGCTTGGAGATCTTCTGAGACTACGAGCTCTCAACCTTTCTCACAACTACTTATCAGGAGTGGTACCAGCGACTTTCTCAGGTATAAGGAATTTGGAAAGCCTTGATCTTTCTTTCAACAGATTACATGGTCGGATCCCACCACAGCTAACAGAGCTAAACAGTTTAGCGGTTTTCAACGTCTCATACAACAACTTATCGGGAGCCATTCCACAGGGAAAACAGTTTAACACGTTTGAAACActaagctacttaggcaatctTCTTCTCTGTGGACAACCAACCAACACAATCTGCAACAATGTTACCTCTCCAGAATCAGATAATGAACTAGTGAAGGACGATGATGGTCAAATCGACATGGTATCTTTCTACTGGAGTTCTGCTGCAACCTATGTGACAATACTTATTGGATTATTCGCATCACTCTCTTTTGATTCCCTTTGGAGCAGATTTTGGTTCTACATCGTTGAAGTATTCATCAACAAG GGTTCAGGAGCGGTTGCGCCACTTGTCGCCTTCCTAACGTGA
- the LOC106430160 gene encoding cytosolic sulfotransferase 18-like, with product MDIVIRINKTTKGTIKKQTSISMSLLLIYKARYDPILSEQNHFSSHTDQKHMSSNLLPLSPMATETVRDSTVPNHDETELTEFQKNQKRYQDLISTLPHVKGWRPKSPLIWYGGHWWIQPFLEGSLYAQEFFQARPNDFLVCSYPKTGSTWLKSLTFTIANRSRFDDFTNPLLKRNPHELIPFLEIEFPLFPHVDVLQDKENTLFSTHMPHDFLPDSVEKSGCKMVYIWRDPKDTFISFWSFMQKQRSTRGPLNSLEECFDMFCQGISGDGPYLDHVLGYWKAHQENPDKILFLKYETVRADPLPCVKRLAEFMGYGFTAEEEKSGVVEKVVNLCSFETMKNLEANKGDKERGDHPSPYTNSTYFRKGKTGDWVNYLTPEMAARMDGIMEEKFKGTGLLENGE from the exons ATGGATATAGTAATTAGGATTAATAAAACGACGAAAGGTACAATTAAAAAACAAACGTCAATCTCTATGTCGTTGCTTCTAATATATAAAGCCCGCTATGATCCGATCTTGTCCGAACAAAACCATTTCTCATCTCACACAGATCAGAAACACATGTCCTCCAATCTTCTTCCTCTATCTCCAATGGCAACAGAAACCGTAAGAGACAGTACCGTGCCAAACCATGACGAGACGGAGTTAACAGAGTTCCAAAAGAATCAGAAACGGTACCAAGACCTGATCTCCACGCTGCCTCACGTGAAAGGCTGGAGGCCGAAATCTCCCCTGATTTGGTACGGTGGTCATTGGTGGATACAGCCTTTCCTTGAAG GTTCCCTATACGCGCAAGAGTTCTTCCAAGCGCGACCCAATGACTTCCTCGTTTGTAGCTACCCAAAGACAGGTTCCACTTGGCTCAAGTCACTAACATTCACAATAGCCAATCGATCTCGCTTCGACGATTTCACGAACCCTCTCCTAAAACGTAACCCTCATGAGCTTATTCCTTTCCTTGAGATCGAGTTCCCTTTGTTCCCTCACGTTGATGTTCTCCAAGACAAAGAGAACACTCTTTTTTCAACTCATATGCCACACGATTTCTTACCCGATTCGGTTGAAAAATCGGGTTGTAAGATGGTTTACATCTGGAGAGACCCAAAGGACACTTTCATCTCCTTTTGGAGTTTCATGCAAAAGCAAAGGTCAACACGTGGCCCGCTCAATAGTCTTGAGGAGTGTTTTGATATGTTCTGCCAAGGTATCTCTGGGGACGGTCCTTATCTTGATCATGTCTTAGGTTACTGGAAAGCTCACCAAGAGAATCCAGATAAGATTTTGTTCCTCAAGTACGAGACTGTGAGAGCTGATCCTTTGCCTTGTGTGAAGAGATTGGCTGAGTTCATGGGTTATGGATTCACAGCTGAGGAGGAGAAGAGTGGGGTTGTTGAGAAAGTTGTGAATCTTTGCAGCTTCGAGACAATGAAGAATCTTGAAGCTAACAAAGGAGATAAGGAGAGAGGAGACCACCCTTCTCCTTATACAAACAGCACGTATTTCAGGAAAGGAAAGACCGGAGATTGGGTGAATTATCTGACTCCAGAGATGGCTGCTCGTATGGATGGAATAATGGAAGAGAAGTTCAAAGGTACTGGTTTGCTTGAAAATGGTGAATGA